A window of Nisaea sediminum genomic DNA:
GTTCTAGAAACCCGGCCAGAGAGACGGGGAGGTCCGGTCCGTCCTCGTCTCTTCTCAGGCGCTGCCGCCGGAAAGCTCCGGCGGCAGGCCGAGACAGCGCACCGCCGAGGGCCGGTCCGCAGCACGGGCGAAACAGCGCCTGACGGCGGGAAACTCCGCCAGCAGGGCGGCCTGGTCCTGGAACCACATCACCAGCATCGCGAGATATGGTTCGAGCAGGCTGAGGCGCTCGCCGAGATGACAGGGACCGTGAGCGGCAAGATGGCGCTCGACCGGCCGCCAGGCATCACGGACCAGTTCCAGGGCCTTCGCCCGCATTGCATCATCCTGACCGGCCACGAGTGAGTAGCGGTGCGGGTAGTAGTAAAGCTTGTAGGACGGCTGGACGCTGTTCGAGAGGTAGAAGAGCCATTGCAGGTAGGCGCCGCGCGCCTGATCGCCTGGCGGCGGCGCAAACGAGTCGAGGCCGTGCCGCTCGATGAGAAATTGGCAGATCGCTCCCGTCTCCGAGACGAATCCGCCCTCCGGAAGCTCCAGGGCAGGCACCTTGCCCGCCGGATTGCGCGCGAGAAAGGCCGCGCCGCCCTGCTCACCCGCCTTCAGGTCGACCGGCACGATTTCGTGCGCGATACCGGCCTCCTCCAGCACATATTGCGGCAACGCGGCGGCGGTCCGGTCGGTCCAGAAAAGCCGGTAGCGGGCAGTCTGATCTGTCATGGTTCCGTTTCCCCCGATCGCAGTGCATGACTTTATACTTGGGCCCGCTATCCTGCCGGAAAGAAACGCGGGAGGAGTTCACGCATGTCCACCAAACCCTATTCCGGCATCTGGCCAGTCGCGCCGACGCCCTTCACCGATGACGGTGCAGTCGATTTCGAGAGCATGAAGCGGGTGATCGACTGCATGGTCGACCAGGGCGTGGACGGGATCTGCATCCTCGCCAATTTCTCAGAGCAGTTCCTGCTGAGCGACGCCGAACGGGCGGACATGACGAAACTCTGCCTGGAGCACGCGGCGGGCCGCGTGCCGGTGATCGTCACGATCTCCCACTTCTCCACCGGCATCGTCGAGGCGCGGGCGCGCGAGGCGGCGGCGATGGGCGCGGCCATGGTGATGATGATGCCGCCCTATCACGGTGCCGCCCTGAAAGCCGACGAGGAGGCGATGTTCGAGCATTTCGAACGCGCCGGAAAAGCCGGCGGCATCCCGATCATGGTGCAGGACGCCCCGCTCTCCGGCGTCGCCCTCTCGGTGCCGTTCCTGGTGCGGATGGCGCGGGAGATCGAGCAGGTGAAACTGTTCAAGATCGAGGTACCGCAGGCGGCGGCCAAGCTGCGCGCGTTGCTTGAGGCCGGCGGCGAGGCCATCGAGGGGCCGTTCGACGGCGAGGAGGCGATCACCCTGCTCGCCGATCTCGATGCCGGCGCCACCGGCTCCATGACCTCGGCGATGATCCCCGACCTGATCCGTCCCGCCATCGCGGCCCATCTCGCGGGCGACCGTGCCGGGGCGAAACGCGTCTACGAGCGCCTGCTGCCGCTGATCAATTTCGAGAACCGGCAATGCGGCTGGCGCTCGAGCAAGGCGGTGATGAAGGAAGGCGGCGTGATCGCCTCGGAACATGTCCGCCACCCGATCCGCCCGCTGCATCCGGAAACCCGGGCGCAGCTGCTGGAACTCGCGCGGGAAGCGGACCCGCTGGCGCTCAAGTGGGGAAAGTAGCATGCGTCTGAAGGACAAGGTCGCGATCATTGTCGGTGCCGGGCAGCAGCCCGGCGAGACCGTAGGCAACGGGCGCGCGGTCGCGCTCCGCTTCGCCGAGGAGGGCGCGAAGCTCCTGCTGGTCGATGCCAACGAGGAGTGGGCGCGGGAGACCGAGGCGCTCTGCCGGGAGAGCGGCGCCGAGACCGAAGTGCTGCAGGCCGACATTACGCGCGAGGAGGACTGCCGCCGTATTGCCCAGACCTGCGTCGCGCGCTTCGGGCGGATAGACATCCTGCACAACAATGTCGGCCGCTCGCGCGGCGACCGGCCCACGCCGGAGATGGATGCCGACATGTGGGACGAGCTGATGGCGATGAACCTGAAGGGCATGTTCCTGACCGCCAAGCATGTGCTCCCGATCATGCGGGAGCAGCAGAGCGGGGTGATCCTCAACATCTCCTCCACCTCCTCCCTCGCCGCCCGCGGCACCGTTGCCTACAAGACCTCCAAGGGGGCGGTAAACACGCTGACGCATCATCTCGCGATGGAGAACGCGCCCTACGGCATCCGCGCCAACGCGATCCTGCCGGGCCTGGTCGACACGCCGATGGCGATCGAACGGCGGGCGCAGGAGACCGGCAAGTCCCGCGACGTGATCCGCGCCGAGCGCAAGGCCGACGTGCCGCTCGCGGGGCGAACGGGCACCGCCTGGGACGTCGCGAACGCGGCGCTTTTTCTCGCGTCGGACGAGGCCGGATACATCACCGGTATCT
This region includes:
- a CDS encoding dihydrodipicolinate synthase family protein, with amino-acid sequence MSTKPYSGIWPVAPTPFTDDGAVDFESMKRVIDCMVDQGVDGICILANFSEQFLLSDAERADMTKLCLEHAAGRVPVIVTISHFSTGIVEARAREAAAMGAAMVMMMPPYHGAALKADEEAMFEHFERAGKAGGIPIMVQDAPLSGVALSVPFLVRMAREIEQVKLFKIEVPQAAAKLRALLEAGGEAIEGPFDGEEAITLLADLDAGATGSMTSAMIPDLIRPAIAAHLAGDRAGAKRVYERLLPLINFENRQCGWRSSKAVMKEGGVIASEHVRHPIRPLHPETRAQLLELAREADPLALKWGK
- a CDS encoding SDR family NAD(P)-dependent oxidoreductase; the protein is MRLKDKVAIIVGAGQQPGETVGNGRAVALRFAEEGAKLLLVDANEEWARETEALCRESGAETEVLQADITREEDCRRIAQTCVARFGRIDILHNNVGRSRGDRPTPEMDADMWDELMAMNLKGMFLTAKHVLPIMREQQSGVILNISSTSSLAARGTVAYKTSKGAVNTLTHHLAMENAPYGIRANAILPGLVDTPMAIERRAQETGKSRDVIRAERKADVPLAGRTGTAWDVANAALFLASDEAGYITGICLPVDGGLTANIG
- a CDS encoding glutathione S-transferase family protein; translated protein: MTDQTARYRLFWTDRTAAALPQYVLEEAGIAHEIVPVDLKAGEQGGAAFLARNPAGKVPALELPEGGFVSETGAICQFLIERHGLDSFAPPPGDQARGAYLQWLFYLSNSVQPSYKLYYYPHRYSLVAGQDDAMRAKALELVRDAWRPVERHLAAHGPCHLGERLSLLEPYLAMLVMWFQDQAALLAEFPAVRRCFARAADRPSAVRCLGLPPELSGGSA